A stretch of the Halomonas sp. CH40 genome encodes the following:
- a CDS encoding metal ABC transporter permease encodes MWELLDSWLIAPFDYGFMRRAVVAGLALSLAAPTLGVFLVLRGMSLIGDAMAHAILPGVALGFLLAGFSLPVMSISGIIFGVFVALLAGAVSKMGGQREDAAMASFFIISLAAGVMLISLGGSSVDLTHVLFGSILAINSTALLLIASISTLIVLILAVIFRALVVECLDPLFLRGQGRRNQWIHSIFLGLLVLNLTAGFQTLGTLMAVGLMMLPATSARFWSKRLEGLIGIAIVLAMLASTGGLLLSFHFDLPSGPSIILLAGTGYLLSALFGRYHSLAARLRRKTTPIETQSLT; translated from the coding sequence ATGTGGGAACTGCTTGATAGCTGGCTTATCGCACCTTTTGATTATGGCTTTATGCGCCGCGCCGTGGTGGCGGGATTGGCGCTTTCGCTGGCGGCGCCGACCCTGGGGGTTTTTCTGGTGTTGCGCGGCATGAGCCTGATTGGCGATGCCATGGCCCATGCCATTCTGCCGGGCGTGGCTCTGGGCTTTTTGCTGGCGGGGTTTTCGCTGCCGGTGATGAGCATCAGCGGGATTATCTTCGGGGTCTTTGTGGCGCTGCTGGCCGGGGCGGTCTCCAAGATGGGCGGGCAGCGCGAAGATGCGGCCATGGCGAGCTTTTTTATTATCTCGCTGGCGGCGGGCGTCATGCTGATTTCGCTGGGTGGCAGCAGCGTTGATCTTACTCATGTGCTGTTTGGCTCGATCCTGGCCATCAACTCCACCGCCCTGTTGTTGATTGCCAGCATCAGCACCCTGATTGTGCTGATTCTGGCGGTGATTTTTCGCGCCCTGGTGGTCGAGTGCCTGGACCCGCTGTTCCTGCGTGGCCAGGGGCGGCGCAACCAGTGGATTCACAGTATTTTCCTGGGCTTACTGGTGCTCAACCTGACGGCGGGCTTTCAGACCCTGGGCACCCTGATGGCGGTGGGGCTGATGATGCTGCCGGCCACCTCGGCGCGCTTCTGGAGCAAGCGGCTGGAAGGCCTGATCGGCATTGCCATTGTGCTGGCGATGCTGGCCAGCACTGGCGGCCTGCTGCTGTCGTTCCATTTTGATCTGCCGTCCGGGCCGAGCATTATTCTGCTGGCGGGCACGGGCTATCTTTTATCCGCCTTGTTCGGGCGCTACCACAGCCTGGCTGCTCGGTTGAGGCGCAAGACGACCCCGATTGAAACACAATCGTTAACCTAA
- a CDS encoding ABC transporter ATP-binding protein: protein MSNETPSRLILHDLHLAQARRSVLAHVSGEFKAGAITALIGANGAGKSTLIQAIMGELSPISGEVVCAIPPERRAWLPQQLVLDLTFPMSVEELVMTGSWPSHGALKGYCAAHYRKGRDIMARLGISHLAHRPLGELSGGQRQRALIGRTLMQEAELLLLDEPFANVDSETVSVLVPILRQMADDGMTLIVVLHDMDHLQRLADEVLLLEGGRAYWMLPSELVSAHRPVNPLPFTSGGHYVGTA from the coding sequence ATGAGTAATGAGACACCCTCCCGCCTGATACTCCACGATCTGCACCTGGCCCAGGCGCGGCGCAGCGTGCTGGCGCATGTTTCCGGTGAGTTTAAGGCCGGGGCAATTACCGCCTTGATTGGTGCCAATGGCGCCGGTAAAAGTACGCTGATTCAAGCCATTATGGGCGAGCTAAGCCCCATAAGCGGCGAGGTGGTATGTGCCATACCGCCGGAGCGGCGGGCCTGGCTGCCCCAGCAACTGGTGCTGGACCTGACCTTTCCGATGAGCGTGGAAGAGCTGGTGATGACCGGCAGCTGGCCAAGCCATGGGGCGCTGAAGGGCTATTGCGCGGCGCACTATCGCAAGGGTCGCGACATCATGGCGCGCCTGGGCATTTCGCATCTGGCCCATCGCCCTTTGGGTGAGCTTTCCGGCGGCCAGCGCCAGCGCGCCCTGATTGGCCGCACCCTGATGCAGGAGGCAGAGCTTTTGCTGCTGGATGAGCCCTTTGCCAACGTGGATAGCGAAACCGTGAGCGTGTTGGTGCCTATTCTGCGCCAGATGGCCGATGACGGCATGACGCTGATTGTGGTGCTTCACGATATGGATCATTTGCAGCGCCTGGCAGATGAGGTGCTGTTGCTGGAAGGCGGCCGTGCTTACTGGATGCTGCCTAGCGAGCTGGTGTCGGCGCACAGGCCGGTTAACCCCTTGCCGTTCACGTCTGGAGGGCATTATGTGGGAACTGCTTGA
- the cas1f gene encoding type I-F CRISPR-associated endonuclease Cas1f, which produces MDDFSPSDLKTILHSKRANLYYLQHCRVLVDGGRVEYVTDEGSKSRYWNIPIANTTSILLGTGTSITQAAMRELAKAGVLVGFCGGGGTPLFAANEVDVDVAWLTPQSEYRPTEYLQYWVRFWFDDAKRLDAARQFQQARLARIEVLWTSRVMKDVGFSISTDHLHSALAHHREAIKKAPSTVDLLTLEARLTKTLFKLAVNAVDYGDFTRAKRGAGTDPANRFLDHGNYLAYGLAATATWVLGIPHGLAVLHGKTRRGGLVFDVADLVKDAAILPQAFISAMRGDEEQEFRQACIERLTRTESLDFMIDTLKDVAQELGSGEQ; this is translated from the coding sequence GTGGATGATTTCTCGCCGTCAGATTTAAAGACCATTCTCCACTCAAAGCGCGCCAACCTCTACTACCTGCAGCACTGCCGAGTTTTAGTGGACGGTGGGCGGGTAGAGTACGTCACCGATGAAGGCAGCAAATCCCGCTACTGGAATATCCCGATTGCCAATACCACCTCGATATTGCTGGGAACGGGGACTTCGATAACACAAGCGGCCATGCGGGAGCTTGCCAAGGCGGGCGTGCTGGTTGGGTTTTGCGGTGGCGGCGGCACACCGTTATTTGCTGCCAATGAAGTGGATGTGGATGTGGCATGGTTAACGCCACAAAGCGAATACCGGCCGACGGAATACCTGCAATACTGGGTGCGTTTCTGGTTTGACGATGCCAAGCGGCTAGACGCTGCCCGCCAATTTCAACAGGCGCGCCTTGCCCGCATCGAAGTGTTGTGGACAAGCCGCGTAATGAAAGATGTAGGCTTCAGCATCTCAACAGACCACCTGCACAGCGCGCTTGCCCATCATCGTGAGGCCATCAAAAAAGCACCCAGTACAGTTGATTTACTGACCCTCGAAGCCCGTCTTACCAAAACGCTTTTCAAACTCGCGGTAAACGCCGTTGACTACGGCGACTTTACCCGCGCCAAGCGTGGTGCAGGCACAGACCCTGCAAACCGCTTTCTCGACCACGGTAACTACCTTGCCTATGGGTTAGCCGCCACGGCCACCTGGGTGTTAGGTATTCCTCATGGGCTTGCGGTACTGCACGGCAAAACCCGTCGAGGCGGCTTGGTATTCGATGTGGCAGATTTGGTGAAAGACGCGGCCATCCTGCCTCAAGCGTTTATCTCTGCCATGCGCGGCGATGAAGAACAGGAATTTCGCCAAGCCTGTATTGAACGCTTAACACGTACAGAATCGCTTGATTTCATGATCGACACGCTCAAAGACGTTGCCCAAGAGTTGGGGAGTGGCGAGCAATGA
- the cas3f gene encoding type I-F CRISPR-associated helicase Cas3f yields the protein MNVLLISQCNKNALKETRRILDQFAERRGDRTWQTPITQAGLDTLRKLLRKKARKNTAVACHWIRGHDHSELIWVVGDASRFNINGAVPTNTTARDILRRRDENDWHSGEDIVLLTAMAALLHDLGKACDAFQQRLKGKLEGRNLYRHEWISLRLFQGFVGRDDDATWLARLAEGDYQEQDWLEGLERDGLDASTSAVFGCLPPLASALGWLVLSHHRLPLKPADNDDETPRRWGRGKPPLQAEQLNGLFDSIHAEWNEIPETQDAQRIAPYWRFSNGLPVSTTGWQERTKKLATRLQARLQEGNHWLESHYVMHLARLSLMLADHHYSSLEDPQHRVRGETNYPLVANTVRKTGKPNQALDEHILGVEKHAAAVARALPSVDSHLPRLARHKGFRKRSNHPRFRWQDKAFDLAQSLRERSQRQGFFGINMASTGCGKTLANGRIMYALADPQQGARFSIALGLRTLTLQTGQALRERLNLGEDELAVRVGGSANKALFAHYEQEAEASGSASKQALIEEDAHVVFDGNFDSHPVLRRLNDEPGTRALIAAPILVCTVDHLVPATESTRGGRQIVPMLRLMSSDLVLDEIDDFDINDLPALTRLVNWAGLLGSRVLLSSATLPPALVEGLYEAYRHGREAFQRHRGEPGLATDICCAWFDEYDRQHNDCASRHDFKAAHHGFAKRRLERLAGGIVRRRAAILPLPSLGKRPEEIRPAVADVLDKNAQALHQQHHSIDPYSGKRVSFGLIRMANIDPLVDVARALFQQGAPKGVRIHVCVYHSRHPLVMRSEIERRLDKTLQRAEPERVFQQPDIRRLLDSSQESDHLFIVLGSPVTEVGRDHDYDWAIVEPSSMRSIIQLAGRVRRHREHACESPNILLLEKNVKSLEKPGDCAFMRPGFETSDQWRLHSHSLTELLLKEEYDVIDARPRVLARETLQAKESLVDLEHERLHQLMIEQPAEPLTKKELRLGKKPKSPPLGAYTWYIAPQLHLTGVMIQRQPFRQQTQDDVVLALLPDEGGETWTLHRVEDSDRRGEKLYVPVEESLLKRIDMASEQGERIQPWGASDYLTTLADLAEDLDMSLSRAARTFGTVTVTANTHGWCYHPVLGFSKKQ from the coding sequence ATGAATGTACTACTAATTTCCCAGTGCAACAAAAACGCTCTCAAAGAGACGCGTCGAATCCTTGATCAGTTTGCTGAGCGCCGAGGCGACCGCACCTGGCAAACGCCGATTACCCAGGCCGGACTGGATACGCTACGTAAACTGCTGCGTAAAAAAGCCCGTAAAAATACCGCTGTCGCCTGCCACTGGATTCGTGGCCACGACCACAGTGAACTGATTTGGGTAGTGGGGGATGCTTCAAGGTTTAATATCAATGGCGCTGTACCGACCAATACCACCGCCAGAGATATCCTTCGCCGCCGTGATGAAAACGATTGGCACAGCGGTGAAGATATTGTCTTGCTCACTGCGATGGCTGCGTTGCTCCACGACTTGGGTAAAGCCTGTGATGCTTTTCAGCAGCGACTTAAAGGCAAGCTGGAAGGGCGTAATTTATATCGCCATGAATGGATATCGTTACGCCTGTTTCAAGGTTTTGTTGGTCGCGATGACGATGCTACATGGCTGGCGCGACTGGCCGAAGGTGATTACCAGGAGCAGGACTGGTTAGAGGGGTTAGAGCGTGATGGGTTGGATGCTTCTACCTCTGCCGTGTTTGGTTGTTTGCCACCGCTGGCTTCTGCGCTGGGTTGGTTAGTGCTTAGCCACCATCGCCTGCCGTTAAAGCCGGCTGACAATGATGATGAAACGCCGAGAAGGTGGGGCAGAGGAAAACCGCCGCTTCAGGCCGAGCAGCTAAATGGGCTATTTGATTCTATTCACGCCGAATGGAACGAGATTCCTGAGACTCAGGATGCTCAACGCATCGCTCCTTATTGGCGATTCAGCAACGGCTTACCCGTCAGCACCACAGGCTGGCAAGAACGCACAAAAAAACTTGCTACACGGCTACAGGCGCGACTGCAGGAGGGCAATCATTGGTTGGAAAGCCACTATGTAATGCATTTGGCCCGGCTAAGCCTGATGTTGGCAGATCATCATTACTCAAGTCTGGAAGACCCTCAGCACCGTGTGCGCGGCGAAACTAACTATCCGCTGGTAGCCAACACCGTGCGTAAAACTGGTAAGCCTAATCAAGCGCTAGATGAGCATATTCTTGGGGTCGAAAAACACGCCGCCGCCGTTGCTCGCGCGCTACCTAGCGTAGACAGCCACTTGCCGCGCTTGGCACGCCATAAAGGCTTTCGTAAACGTAGTAATCATCCGCGTTTTCGCTGGCAGGATAAAGCTTTTGATTTGGCACAGTCGCTTAGGGAACGAAGCCAGCGCCAAGGTTTTTTTGGTATCAATATGGCGTCAACCGGCTGCGGTAAAACCTTGGCCAACGGGCGCATAATGTACGCACTGGCCGACCCTCAGCAGGGCGCGCGTTTTAGTATTGCGCTTGGCCTGCGGACGCTTACGTTGCAGACTGGCCAAGCACTTCGTGAACGCTTGAATCTTGGTGAGGATGAGCTTGCCGTGCGTGTAGGAGGCAGCGCCAATAAAGCACTGTTTGCACACTACGAGCAAGAAGCGGAAGCCAGTGGCTCAGCATCAAAGCAGGCATTGATCGAAGAAGATGCCCATGTGGTGTTTGATGGCAATTTTGATAGTCACCCAGTGCTTCGCCGTTTAAACGATGAGCCAGGCACTCGTGCGCTTATCGCTGCCCCCATTCTGGTATGTACCGTTGATCATCTGGTGCCTGCTACGGAGAGTACGCGGGGTGGGCGGCAGATCGTGCCTATGTTGCGTCTGATGAGCAGCGATTTAGTGCTTGATGAAATAGACGATTTTGACATTAACGATTTGCCCGCGCTTACCCGGCTTGTCAATTGGGCCGGGCTGCTAGGTTCGCGAGTACTATTGTCATCCGCCACCCTGCCGCCTGCTCTGGTTGAAGGGCTCTATGAAGCTTATCGCCATGGTCGCGAAGCCTTTCAACGCCATCGTGGCGAACCAGGCTTGGCAACGGATATCTGCTGCGCCTGGTTTGATGAGTACGACCGCCAGCACAATGATTGCGCCAGTCGTCATGATTTCAAAGCGGCGCATCATGGCTTTGCCAAACGCCGCCTGGAACGTTTGGCGGGCGGAATAGTGCGGCGGCGCGCGGCGATACTTCCGTTGCCGTCTCTGGGTAAACGGCCTGAAGAAATAAGGCCCGCCGTGGCCGATGTACTTGATAAAAACGCTCAGGCACTTCACCAGCAACATCATTCTATTGACCCATACTCAGGCAAACGCGTCAGCTTTGGTTTGATTCGAATGGCCAATATTGACCCTTTGGTGGATGTCGCCAGAGCGCTCTTTCAGCAAGGTGCCCCTAAAGGTGTGCGTATTCACGTCTGCGTTTACCACTCCCGCCACCCACTGGTGATGCGCTCAGAAATTGAGCGCCGTCTCGATAAAACACTTCAGCGCGCTGAGCCAGAACGGGTGTTCCAACAGCCGGATATACGTCGCCTGCTGGATAGTAGCCAAGAGAGCGACCACTTGTTTATTGTGCTTGGATCACCGGTCACCGAAGTAGGTCGCGATCACGATTACGACTGGGCAATCGTAGAGCCATCCTCCATGCGCTCGATTATCCAGCTAGCAGGCCGCGTACGCCGCCACCGGGAGCATGCTTGCGAGTCGCCCAATATTCTACTGCTAGAAAAAAACGTCAAGTCACTGGAAAAACCAGGTGACTGCGCCTTCATGCGCCCAGGGTTTGAGACCAGTGATCAATGGCGGCTCCACAGTCATTCGCTAACCGAGTTGCTGTTGAAAGAGGAGTATGACGTTATTGATGCCCGCCCCCGAGTGCTGGCACGGGAAACGCTGCAGGCCAAAGAAAGCTTAGTTGACCTAGAGCATGAGCGGCTTCACCAACTCATGATTGAGCAACCTGCTGAGCCATTAACCAAAAAAGAGTTGCGGCTAGGCAAAAAGCCCAAGTCACCGCCTTTAGGCGCCTATACCTGGTACATCGCGCCACAACTGCATTTAACCGGCGTGATGATTCAGCGCCAACCATTTCGTCAGCAAACCCAGGATGACGTAGTGCTGGCGCTATTACCCGATGAAGGTGGTGAAACCTGGACGCTACACCGCGTGGAGGATAGCGACAGGCGAGGTGAAAAACTTTATGTGCCTGTTGAAGAGAGCCTGCTTAAACGCATTGATATGGCCAGTGAACAAGGCGAACGGATTCAACCCTGGGGTGCAAGTGATTATCTGACAACGCTTGCTGATCTTGCGGAAGACCTGGATATGTCATTATCAAGAGCCGCACGTACATTTGGCACTGTCACCGTCACGGCAAATACCCATGGCTGGTGCTACCACCCAGTGCTAGGGTTTTCGAAGAAACAGTGA
- a CDS encoding type II toxin-antitoxin system HicB family antitoxin: MVNHTHYAYRIRWSEEDDQFVGLCTELPSLSWLADTHQEALDGILSLVADVVADMEEEGETPPTPLSERHYSGRFNVRIPPEKHRELAIKAAEENISLNRLISDRLANV, from the coding sequence ATGGTCAACCATACCCATTACGCCTACCGCATTCGTTGGTCAGAAGAAGATGACCAGTTTGTTGGTTTATGTACCGAGTTACCCAGTCTCTCTTGGCTCGCAGATACTCACCAAGAAGCGCTGGACGGTATCCTTTCCCTTGTTGCCGATGTAGTGGCTGATATGGAAGAAGAAGGCGAAACACCGCCTACCCCTCTTTCTGAACGTCACTATTCCGGTCGTTTTAATGTGCGTATCCCTCCAGAAAAACACCGCGAGCTTGCGATTAAAGCAGCAGAGGAAAATATCAGCCTCAACCGCTTGATCAGTGATCGCTTAGCTAACGTCTAG
- a CDS encoding toxin HicA, producing the protein MAKLDKLLDKARRQPKGMSFGELAYLCDHYFGPPRQQKTSHRVYKTPWPGDPRVNIQKGKNGEAKAYQVRQALAAIDKLSSSA; encoded by the coding sequence ATGGCAAAGCTTGATAAGCTTTTGGACAAGGCACGTCGACAGCCTAAAGGCATGAGCTTCGGGGAATTGGCTTATCTATGCGATCACTACTTTGGCCCTCCTCGTCAGCAAAAAACCAGTCACAGGGTGTATAAAACGCCCTGGCCTGGTGACCCTCGCGTTAACATACAGAAGGGTAAAAATGGAGAAGCCAAGGCTTACCAAGTACGTCAAGCACTTGCTGCTATTGATAAATTGTCGTCATCAGCATGA
- a CDS encoding ISL3 family transposase, producing the protein MDGTQILTLGLGLEAPWILKDQHLDTAASPHRLELYVEAERGSLYPCPECGKACQAHDFADKTWRHLNFFQHHCYLHARVPRTKCPEHGVKRIKVPWARPGSDFTLLFEQAAMSLVKEMPVLAVSRQLEISDKRLWRIVHHYVNRMLGELDLSNVTMVGVDETASRRGHRYVTVFLDMQRKQEPVIFAVPGCGKDTIKAFSAFLAAHGGDVDNVVEVVCDMSPAFLSGVTESLPKAEVTVDWFHIVQTFTKRLDEVRKKERREQKHPKSLRWALLKSLENENHTPKQISALQELVADQSATADAWVIKEKLSWIQKASTPRAARWRITNYLKIMKAAVSEKPLLKPMGKALETLERHAKAVVRRWHSGLTNARLEGMNGLFQAARSRARGYRNEANFIAMIYLIGSPVGRLLDQAKST; encoded by the coding sequence ATGGACGGCACCCAGATTTTAACACTCGGCCTTGGCCTGGAAGCGCCCTGGATTCTCAAGGATCAGCACCTGGATACCGCTGCGTCGCCTCACCGCCTGGAGCTGTATGTCGAGGCGGAGCGTGGCAGCCTCTATCCCTGTCCAGAGTGCGGTAAGGCCTGCCAAGCCCACGACTTTGCTGACAAAACCTGGCGACATCTGAACTTCTTTCAGCACCATTGTTACTTGCATGCTCGCGTCCCTCGTACAAAGTGTCCTGAACATGGCGTCAAACGCATAAAGGTGCCCTGGGCGCGGCCCGGCAGTGACTTTACCCTGTTGTTCGAGCAGGCGGCCATGTCGCTCGTCAAGGAGATGCCAGTGCTGGCTGTCTCCCGGCAGTTGGAGATTTCCGACAAACGACTATGGCGCATCGTGCACCACTACGTGAACCGCATGCTGGGAGAGCTGGATCTGTCCAATGTGACCATGGTTGGCGTGGACGAAACCGCGTCCCGACGCGGGCATCGTTACGTCACCGTGTTCCTCGATATGCAGCGCAAGCAGGAACCGGTGATTTTCGCTGTTCCAGGCTGCGGCAAGGACACCATCAAGGCGTTCAGTGCCTTCCTGGCGGCTCATGGTGGCGATGTGGACAATGTGGTCGAGGTTGTCTGTGACATGTCACCTGCTTTCCTTAGTGGCGTCACCGAGTCTCTTCCCAAGGCGGAGGTAACGGTCGACTGGTTCCATATCGTGCAGACCTTCACCAAGCGACTGGACGAGGTGCGCAAGAAAGAACGCCGCGAGCAGAAACACCCCAAGTCGCTGCGCTGGGCACTGTTGAAGAGCCTGGAAAATGAGAACCACACACCTAAACAGATATCGGCACTTCAGGAGCTGGTTGCCGATCAGAGCGCCACGGCCGATGCTTGGGTGATCAAGGAAAAGTTAAGCTGGATCCAGAAAGCGTCAACGCCCAGGGCAGCGCGTTGGCGGATCACGAACTACCTAAAAATCATGAAAGCAGCAGTTTCTGAGAAGCCTCTACTGAAGCCGATGGGGAAAGCGCTGGAGACACTTGAGCGACACGCTAAAGCGGTAGTCAGGCGCTGGCACTCGGGGCTGACAAACGCGCGACTAGAAGGAATGAACGGCCTGTTTCAGGCGGCTCGTTCACGTGCACGGGGCTACCGAAATGAAGCTAATTTCATTGCTATGATTTACCTGATTGGTAGCCCGGTGGGCCGCCTGCTTGATCAGGCCAAATCCACATGA
- the csy1 gene encoding type I-F CRISPR-associated protein Csy1, with protein MENAPTVSIRSMMEQFLKDRFDTKTEKLTPDDPKYQALVEQFQFDTWINDAARRVGQLQVVTHSLKPIHPDAKGSNLYAPPESLNHHKFVGSHTLPTDFPGDVVGNAAALDVYKFLKLEFEGKSLLERALGNDAEFAKALSDNPEQAQTWISAFAAITEPRGEHASHTRGKQLYWLVGDDALEEEGFHLLAPLYATSLAHRVFQTINHDRFSDEAKEARKAKREGKYAEQAVHNYPNLAVQKMGGTKPQNISQLNSERGGNNYLLASLPPSWNVRDIRPPLKVTSVFSDPGVFGSRSAVRSLIRDLKRFLEANPSSDMHTRDLRDDYTAMLMDELALFAMQMHSLPAGWSDDEKCELSAEEIYWLDPGRAEEDATFREARNSMEWAEVIRHRFANWLNAALGGKLPFGDVEFRHWQKTLANDGTHQRLLDRDRRWMETLMEDLDNLPGGDDDE; from the coding sequence ATGGAAAATGCGCCAACAGTGAGCATTCGAAGTATGATGGAGCAGTTTTTAAAAGACCGCTTCGATACCAAAACGGAAAAGCTGACACCTGATGATCCAAAATACCAAGCGCTTGTCGAGCAGTTTCAGTTCGATACCTGGATCAACGATGCGGCAAGGCGCGTTGGCCAGCTGCAAGTGGTTACCCATTCTCTCAAACCGATTCACCCTGATGCGAAAGGCTCTAACCTTTACGCTCCGCCCGAATCTTTAAATCATCATAAATTTGTCGGCAGTCATACGCTTCCCACTGATTTTCCAGGTGATGTGGTAGGTAACGCCGCTGCGCTGGATGTTTATAAATTCCTGAAGCTGGAGTTTGAAGGAAAGTCGCTACTTGAACGTGCCCTCGGAAATGATGCTGAGTTTGCCAAAGCGTTAAGCGATAACCCCGAACAAGCTCAGACGTGGATCAGCGCCTTTGCGGCGATTACTGAGCCGCGTGGCGAACATGCCTCACATACCCGAGGGAAACAGCTCTATTGGCTGGTAGGTGATGATGCTTTAGAAGAGGAAGGTTTCCACCTGTTAGCACCGCTCTATGCGACTTCGTTGGCGCATCGCGTCTTTCAGACCATCAACCATGACCGCTTTAGCGACGAGGCCAAAGAGGCACGCAAAGCCAAACGGGAAGGCAAATACGCTGAGCAAGCGGTACACAATTATCCCAACTTGGCGGTGCAGAAAATGGGCGGCACCAAGCCGCAGAATATCTCGCAACTGAATAGCGAGCGGGGCGGTAATAACTACCTATTGGCATCGCTGCCGCCCAGTTGGAATGTCCGCGATATTCGCCCTCCACTAAAAGTAACCTCGGTGTTTTCTGACCCTGGGGTCTTCGGCAGTCGTTCAGCGGTACGCTCCCTGATTAGAGACCTCAAACGTTTTCTTGAAGCCAATCCCTCCTCTGACATGCACACTCGTGACTTGCGCGATGATTACACTGCCATGTTGATGGATGAGCTGGCGCTGTTTGCCATGCAGATGCATAGCCTGCCTGCAGGTTGGAGCGACGATGAAAAGTGCGAGTTGTCGGCAGAAGAAATTTACTGGCTAGACCCAGGCCGTGCCGAGGAAGATGCCACTTTTCGTGAAGCGAGAAACAGTATGGAGTGGGCAGAGGTTATTCGTCATCGCTTCGCTAACTGGCTGAATGCTGCGCTAGGTGGAAAGCTACCCTTTGGTGATGTGGAGTTCCGTCACTGGCAGAAAACGTTAGCTAATGATGGCACACACCAGCGCCTGTTGGATCGAGATCGCCGTTGGATGGAAACCCTCATGGAGGATCTCGATAATCTGCCAGGAGGCGATGACGATGAGTAA
- the csy2 gene encoding type I-F CRISPR-associated protein Csy2: MSNVSNLLVLPRLRVQNANAISSPMTWGFPAMSAFVGLMHALERKLCAAGTNIAFEQVGVICHDFEAQATEGGYIRGFHLTRNPIDKTGGTAAIVEEGRIHLDITLVFAVDTAADENERGQIVEKVAETVAGMRIAGGSVVPNRSVPSYKQRPQWVSLDDDEDKRQKQFAKLKRRWLPGFALTLRDDYLTEHLQTLQQHNPEASLLDAWLDLSRLNHDCILENEGEPNEKPVWQVRRPYRGWLVPIPVGYGAISELFQPGDVANARDASTHFRFVESLYSMGEWVSPHRMKQPEDLLWYLDNDVDAGLYRLNNDYQHRATAQ; encoded by the coding sequence ATGAGTAATGTAAGCAACCTTCTGGTGCTGCCGCGCCTAAGGGTGCAAAACGCCAACGCTATTTCCAGCCCGATGACCTGGGGCTTTCCTGCCATGAGCGCCTTTGTTGGCTTGATGCATGCCCTGGAGCGCAAGCTATGTGCCGCAGGCACGAATATTGCCTTCGAACAGGTGGGCGTTATCTGCCACGACTTTGAAGCGCAGGCAACCGAAGGCGGGTATATTCGCGGCTTTCACCTCACCCGCAACCCGATAGACAAAACAGGCGGCACAGCGGCTATTGTAGAAGAAGGGCGCATCCACTTGGATATCACCCTGGTCTTCGCGGTTGATACCGCCGCTGATGAAAATGAGCGCGGCCAGATTGTCGAAAAAGTCGCTGAAACCGTAGCGGGCATGCGTATTGCCGGGGGCAGTGTGGTGCCTAACCGCAGCGTGCCCAGCTACAAGCAGCGCCCGCAATGGGTCTCGCTGGATGACGATGAAGACAAAAGGCAGAAACAGTTCGCCAAACTTAAACGCCGTTGGCTGCCGGGCTTTGCGCTCACCCTACGCGATGACTATCTCACCGAACACTTGCAAACGCTGCAACAGCACAACCCCGAGGCCAGCTTGCTGGATGCCTGGTTAGATCTCTCGCGCCTTAACCATGACTGCATCTTGGAAAATGAAGGCGAGCCCAACGAGAAGCCCGTTTGGCAAGTACGGCGCCCTTATCGCGGCTGGCTGGTGCCAATTCCTGTGGGTTACGGCGCTATTTCTGAGCTTTTTCAGCCTGGCGACGTGGCTAATGCCCGTGATGCCAGTACCCACTTCCGCTTTGTCGAAAGTCTCTATTCAATGGGCGAATGGGTTAGCCCGCACCGTATGAAGCAACCCGAAGACCTGCTTTGGTATCTGGATAATGACGTAGACGCAGGGCTTTATCGACTCAACAACGATTACCAACATCGTGCCACGGCACAGTAA